In a genomic window of Streptomyces sp. SJL17-4:
- a CDS encoding DUF1266 domain-containing protein, with product MSPRRPPAPRGAPWIPPSETEQLLYEAGQRGDFAGQVRVLAGAELFIAAPRAEVDADPDTVRWHPQQAAKGLVVRPALTRGMLPPWHPEWVFHQVTLRWAAEFDWRDHRVLLSVNGGTPGELLLPTTPEHRAGWLRVYAEKERGSRDRLVALRHGPLHGPLAFGLACGAHLAFGNGVPWNDVGSAYMGYTIILDTLREGWGVTDREAWRKQLDALLDGRNSPPEPDFALRVREELRLARGAAPSPDEWRETAAGHAQDLGAGSAAVRRIEELVRRVLRYEARFRADGLLPPDGRVRKTVAYDYGRAVNMARWGLTARFCAPPEAEQAIVHAGALARAAYGSWEEYSAGYALGRVLRFDGEEYGPYHEDNVTAHRALTEHEGSPWRNLPWR from the coding sequence ATGAGCCCTCGCCGTCCGCCCGCTCCTCGGGGCGCCCCCTGGATCCCGCCGTCCGAGACCGAGCAACTGCTGTACGAGGCGGGGCAGCGCGGTGACTTCGCGGGGCAGGTCCGCGTCCTGGCCGGGGCCGAGCTCTTCATCGCCGCCCCCAGGGCCGAGGTGGACGCCGACCCGGACACCGTCCGGTGGCACCCCCAGCAGGCGGCCAAGGGGCTCGTCGTCCGACCGGCCCTGACCCGCGGGATGCTGCCGCCCTGGCATCCGGAGTGGGTCTTCCACCAGGTCACCCTGCGCTGGGCCGCGGAGTTCGACTGGCGCGACCACCGGGTTCTCCTCTCGGTCAACGGCGGCACCCCCGGCGAGTTGCTGCTGCCCACCACGCCCGAGCACCGTGCGGGGTGGCTGCGGGTGTACGCCGAGAAGGAGCGGGGGTCGAGAGACCGGCTCGTCGCCCTGCGGCACGGCCCGCTGCACGGGCCCCTCGCCTTCGGCCTCGCCTGCGGCGCCCATCTGGCGTTCGGCAACGGCGTCCCGTGGAACGACGTGGGCTCGGCCTACATGGGGTACACCATCATCCTCGACACGCTCCGCGAGGGGTGGGGCGTCACCGACCGCGAGGCCTGGCGCAAGCAGCTCGACGCACTCCTCGACGGGCGCAACAGCCCACCGGAGCCGGACTTCGCCCTCCGGGTCCGGGAGGAGCTGCGGCTCGCGCGCGGTGCGGCGCCGTCGCCCGACGAGTGGCGCGAGACGGCCGCGGGACACGCCCAGGACCTGGGCGCGGGCTCGGCGGCGGTACGCCGCATCGAGGAGTTGGTGCGCCGCGTCCTGCGCTACGAGGCCCGGTTCCGGGCCGACGGGCTGCTGCCGCCGGACGGGCGGGTGCGGAAGACGGTCGCGTACGACTACGGCCGGGCGGTGAACATGGCCCGCTGGGGTCTGACGGCCCGGTTCTGCGCGCCGCCGGAGGCCGAACAGGCGATCGTTCACGCGGGCGCGCTCGCCCGCGCGGCCTACGGGTCGTGGGAGGAGTACTCGGCGGGGTACGCGCTGGGGCGGGTGCTGCGGTTCGACGGGGAGGAGTACGGCCCCTACCACGAGGACAACGTGACCGCCCACCGTGCCCTGACGGAGCACGAGGGCAGTCCGTGGCGAAACCTCCCCTGGCGCTGA
- a CDS encoding TetR/AcrR family transcriptional regulator produces MGHKEDLLEGAKRCLLEKGYGRTTARDIVAASGTNLASIGYHYGSKDALLQQAFLALTEEWGDAVGPTGGAEEKRELPADPYRRFHAVWEQVIAAAEVSRPVWKLQTEVVTRLDDDERLRDAIKEPQREGRLGMAEGFLGIDPEADPEKARVAGLLCQALATGVMIQWMVDPETAPSADDLTEGLKVLMGQE; encoded by the coding sequence ATGGGACACAAGGAAGACCTGCTCGAAGGCGCCAAGCGCTGCCTCCTGGAGAAGGGGTACGGGCGGACCACGGCCCGCGACATCGTCGCCGCCTCCGGCACCAACCTCGCCTCCATCGGCTACCACTACGGCTCCAAGGACGCCCTGCTCCAGCAGGCGTTCCTGGCCCTCACCGAGGAGTGGGGCGACGCGGTCGGCCCCACGGGCGGCGCCGAGGAGAAGCGGGAGCTGCCGGCCGACCCGTACCGGCGCTTCCACGCCGTGTGGGAGCAGGTGATCGCCGCGGCCGAGGTCAGCCGGCCCGTCTGGAAGCTCCAGACCGAGGTCGTCACCCGGCTCGACGACGACGAGCGGCTGCGCGACGCGATCAAGGAACCGCAGCGCGAGGGACGACTCGGCATGGCCGAGGGCTTCCTGGGCATCGACCCGGAGGCGGACCCGGAGAAGGCCCGGGTGGCCGGACTGCTCTGCCAGGCCCTCGCCACCGGCGTCATGATCCAGTGGATGGTGGACCCGGAGACGGCGCCGAGCGCGGACGACCTCACCGAGGGACTCAAGGTCCTGATGGGGCAGGAGTAG
- a CDS encoding DUF1266 domain-containing protein, whose protein sequence is MTTGSWAAPPTHTEQLLYEAGAHGDRAAVLDVLGRTRLYVLQARVHADAPGYVPPLPSQRDKTARRTVVPVLTEGMLPPWHPDWVFQQTTLPRLAAAWQHERWWLAVNPGTPYEATLPARAADRRAWQEAGARGGGPARLRLLTHAGEHLHGPVAHALALGAHLAVLNGLVWNGLGAQYEDYPTDVARLRSPWAVHHRADFREKVRTLIATRLVGRVPESVLGVRRSLTARLGSAPTGEQWATAVAAAFERDDPYGEDRAEAAEFLRRITHYEARFRADGLLPPDGRVDTLAAFDHGRAVNVVRLALGARYCDPREAEESVLRVLEAARRAYGSWEEFSLGYVLARLIHFDEGDAEPMYQESLTLHRTLTRDASSPYRNIPWS, encoded by the coding sequence CGAGGCGGGGGCGCACGGCGACCGGGCGGCGGTCCTGGACGTCCTCGGGCGGACCCGTCTCTACGTGCTCCAGGCCCGGGTGCACGCCGACGCCCCCGGCTACGTCCCGCCCCTCCCCTCCCAGCGCGACAAGACCGCCCGGCGCACCGTCGTACCGGTGCTGACCGAGGGCATGCTGCCGCCCTGGCACCCGGACTGGGTCTTCCAGCAGACCACCCTCCCGAGACTCGCCGCCGCCTGGCAGCACGAACGGTGGTGGCTCGCGGTCAACCCGGGCACCCCGTACGAGGCCACCCTCCCCGCCCGCGCCGCAGACCGGCGCGCCTGGCAGGAGGCGGGCGCGCGGGGCGGCGGACCCGCCCGGCTGCGGCTGCTGACCCACGCCGGGGAGCATCTGCACGGACCGGTCGCGCACGCCCTCGCGCTCGGCGCGCACCTCGCCGTGCTCAACGGCCTGGTGTGGAACGGGCTCGGCGCCCAGTACGAGGACTACCCCACGGACGTCGCCCGGCTGCGCAGCCCCTGGGCGGTCCACCACCGCGCGGACTTCCGGGAGAAGGTGCGGACCCTGATCGCCACCCGGCTCGTCGGCCGGGTCCCCGAGTCCGTCCTCGGGGTACGGCGCAGCCTCACCGCGCGGCTCGGCTCCGCCCCCACCGGCGAGCAGTGGGCGACGGCGGTCGCCGCCGCGTTCGAGCGGGACGACCCCTACGGCGAGGACCGGGCCGAGGCCGCGGAGTTCCTGCGCCGGATCACCCACTACGAGGCGCGGTTCCGTGCCGACGGCCTCCTCCCGCCGGACGGCCGGGTCGACACCCTCGCCGCCTTCGACCACGGCCGCGCCGTGAACGTCGTACGGCTCGCGCTCGGCGCGCGGTACTGCGATCCGCGGGAGGCGGAGGAGTCCGTACTCAGGGTCCTCGAAGCGGCCCGGCGGGCGTACGGCTCCTGGGAGGAGTTCTCGCTCGGTTACGTGCTGGCCCGGCTGATCCACTTCGACGAGGGTGACGCCGAGCCGATGTACCAGGAATCCCTCACGCTCCATCGCACGCTCACGCGGGACGCGTCGAGCCCCTACCGGAACATCCCGTGGTCATGA